Proteins found in one Melospiza georgiana isolate bMelGeo1 chromosome 1, bMelGeo1.pri, whole genome shotgun sequence genomic segment:
- the MC4R gene encoding melanocortin receptor 4 gives MNFTQHRGTLQPLHFWNHSYRLHGGASEPNAKGHSSGGCYEQLFVSPEVFVTLGIISLLENVLVIVAIAKNKNLHSPMYFFICSLAVADMLVSVSNGSETIVITLLNNTDTDAQSFTINIDNVIDSVICSSLLASICSLLSIAVDRYFTIFYALQYHNIMTVKRVGVIITCIWAACTVSGILFIIYSDSSVVIICLISMFFTMLILMASLYVHMFMMARMHIKKIAVLPGTGPVRQGANMKGAITLTILIGVFVVCWAPFFLHLIFYISCPYNPYCVCFMSHFNFYLILIMCNSIIDPLIYAFRSQELRKTFKEIICCCSLRGLCDFPGKY, from the coding sequence ATGAATTTCACCCAGCATCGTGGGACACTCCAGCCTCTCCATTTCTGGAACCACAGCTACAGACTGCATGGAGGAGCCAGCGAGCCCAATGCGAAGGGCCACTCCTCAGGAGGCTGCTACGAGCAACTCTTTGTATCCCCAGAAGTGTTTGTGACCCTGGGCATCATCAGCTTGCTGGAGAACGTCCTGGTCATTGTGGCCATAGCCAAGAACAAGAACCTCCATTCACCCATGTACTTCTTCATCTGTAGCTTGGCAGTGGCTGACATGCTAGTGAGTGTATCTAATGGATCAGAAACCATTGTGATCACGCTGCTAAACAACACAGACACAGATGCACAGAGCTTTACCATAAACATTGACAATGTCATCGACTCAGTCATTTGCAGTTCCTTGCTTGCATCAATTTGCAGTCTTCTCTCAATAGCAGTGGACAGGTACTTTACTATCTTTTACGCCCTCCAGTACCATAATATCATGACAGTGAAGCGTGTAGGGGTTATCATCACGTGCATCTGGGCTGCTTGCACAGTCTCAGGCATTTTGTTCATCATTTACTCCGACAGCAGTGTTGTCATCATCTGCCTAATCAGCATGTTCTTCACTATGCTCATTCTCATGGCATCCCTCTATGTCCACATGTTTATGATGGCTCGTATGCACATAAAAAAGATTGCTGTTCTTCCAGGGACTGGCCCTGTTCGCCAAGGGGCCAACATGAAAGGGGCCATCACTCTCACCATCCTGATTGGAGTTTTTGTTGTGTGCTGGGCTCCGTTTTTCCTACACCTGATTTTCTACATCTCCTGCCCCTACAACCCTTACTGTGTGTGCTTCATGTCCCACTTTAATTTCTACCTCATCCTCATCATGTGCAATTCCATCATCGATCCACTTATCTATGCATTCCGGAGTCAGGAGCTCAGGAAAACATTCAAGGAGATTATATGCTGCTGTAGCCTGAGAGGGCTTTGtgatttccctggcaaatatTAA